Genomic DNA from Lactuca sativa cultivar Salinas chromosome 8, Lsat_Salinas_v11, whole genome shotgun sequence:
CTAGAGTTATTCGGGAAGAAGGACCTGATTGCGAGCAGGCATTGGTTGGCAGACGTTAGGAAAGCCTTCCGATCTAGCCTTTGTCCTGAGGAGGCAAATGTCAGACTTGCATCCTTTCTTCTAAAAGATAGAgctcgagactggtgggaggaggttggacatgcctTGGTAGTTGAGGTGGTTGAGTTGATGAATTGGGAGGATTTTGTGACAAGGTTTCGGGCTGAGTTTGCACCTATGATTGAGGTCCAACAGTTGGCTAGGGAGTTCGAGACCTTCACCAGACTACTGAGATGGTGGAACAtatcactgctatgttccgtgAGAAGGCGTTAAATGTTCCGCATTATGTGGtgaatgaggaaatgaagaaggagaGATATCATGAGATGGTGAGGAGCAACATTAGGCAGTTTGTGAGTAGATCCAGTTGCAAGACATTGGATTATATGTTAGAGCGatctagagagagggagattggattggagatggagagaaagaggatGTCAGATCGGGTTCAGATTTCAGAGGGTTCAGACAAGAGGCCCAAGGTTTTTTACTCAAAGTCGAGGGGCTAGTAGAGCCAATGGATTGCActgccgccaccaccacccaggTATTTGATCTGATTTTCTCCATTGTAATCAgatgggccataagaaggccaatttCCCGAGTTTAGCAGCAAGGGGACCAGTTGGAGCATTTGCTCCAGCGAATTTGTGGATTATTGATGGCTGACAAGGCAAGGTGGAGGCACCTATTGTGAGGAGTAGGGCATTCCAGCTGTCAGCCAAGGAGGCTCGTGCAACACTAAATGTTGTGATTGGTATGCATGTTTTCCttatctatttatttttgttatttttcatacttatattttgtgtttgcTTTTAGGGctgttccatgtgaatggtatctCTGCTCTAgttttgtttgatttgggggctacccgatcctttgtatctctcgTGCTCAGCAAGAGATTTGTGTAtgctccgggggagctggattgtccattagaggttgagattgttgATGATTGTCTTGTGTAGGTATCAAGGGTTCATTGGGAATGTGTTTTGGAGTTGTTCAGTGAGTGGTAGATGATTGATCTGTTTCTTATACCCCTGCATGAGAACAATGTTATTGTGTGGATGGACTGACTGAGCCCCAATGGGTTAGTGATTGAATGCAAGCAGCAGTTGGTGCGTattcggaccccaagtgggggagagttagtgatttatGGAGAAGGTGTTCAGAATGGGCCGATTTTATGTTTAGCAGCTAGGTCCAGACGTTATTTTCAACAGGGTTGTTCCAAATTtgttgcctatgttatggatacatgGGAGAAGGGTAAGAATACTATGGTTGATTTTCCAATTGTTTGGGACTACCCAGATGTATTTTCAGAGGATTTTacaggagtgcctccggagaaggtggagtttcggattgacttggttcctggtgcggcttcaATAGCTAAAGAACCTTATTGGTTAACACCTCAAGAGATATAGGacttgtctacacagctgcaggctGTTAGACTAGGGATTTATCTGGCAGAGTAGTTTGCCATAGGGAGCGCCGATCGTATTTACAAAGAATAAGGATGGATTGCATTTGATGTGTATCGGCTACCAGGAGCCAAATAAGTTAAcgatgaagaaccattatccactcccgaggattgatgatttatttgaccaactccagggtgcatcttggttttcgaagattgatctgcgttcgtTTTATCTTCAGATGAGGGTCAAAGAGGATGATGCACAAAAGATGGCCttctggactcgttatggtcattacgagttcgtggtgatgccctttaggctcaccaatgctccagccgcgttcatggatctcatgaatcatgTATGCAGAACTATGTTGGATCAGTTTGTTATTGtgtttattgattacatcctagtctacttcaagatccaggagcaacatgaggagcatctgagggaggtattggagactctgaggagggagagattgtatgcgaagttctccaagtgtgatttctggctgTGTGAGGTGCAATTTCTAGGGCACCTTGTAAAccaaaatggtattttggtcgatccggtcaAAGTCAAGGCGGTGAtaaggtgggaggttccgaggtatccatctgagattcatattttctttaaattggTAGGTTACTATTAGAGATTCagttaggatttctccaagatagtggtTCCTTTGACCTAGGTGACGAAGAAGACTAGGCCTAAGCATTAGGTATCATTTGATACTCCAAGAAAGAtattgtgtgaggcaccgattctaacCTTGCCGGAGTGTATTGatgattttatggtttattgtgatgcgttgaTCATGGGGTTGGGTACATtgttgatgcagcggggtcatgtgatcacttacgattcgaggcaactgaagccacACGAGGCTAACtaccctacgcatgatttggagttgggggatgTGGTGTTTttcctcaagatttggtgacattacctctatgggttccgctgtactatctacatggatcacaagagtctgaggtatttgatggatcagccaaatctcaacatgaggcagcgtaGATGATagaatgtggtgaaggattatgattgtgagatcctttatcacctggggaaggcctgtatggtggccgatgctctcatcCGCAAGGAGGTCGCAACTCCGATTAGGGAtgtatcactactagaaaaacaaccttttacgatgctcattgcacgtcgtaaaaggctcagacgacgtgcaaatgcgcgtcaaggaaggccctgtcataaagagagacgacgcgcatttacgacgctcatttacgacgcgcaattacgacgcgcgtttacgacacgcaatgcgtatcaaggaaggccctgtcataaaggaagacgacaggcattcgcgtgtcgtaaccttacgacgcgcgtgttaatgacacgcactGCGTATAAAGAatgcccctgtcaagaaaggccatgtcataaatgaagatgaaacacatttttgcgtatcgtaaatttaaatgtttaaaaaaaattatatatttattaatttttatattaaatttgcatttaatttctcataatagaaataaaatacttttttgatagatttactaattttcaaattaaataacacattaaaagtctcataatacaaaataaaataccataaacaataaagataattcattgcactaaggACCATGTTAACAaaagaatataacattatataccaTAAGTACCCTCAAGTAATCAATCTCTTACAATGTTACTAAAAATACCCTCAAGTAATCAATGTCTTACAAAGTTAAGAGACTTAGATACTCAGTTGGTATGTAATATGGCACTAAGAAGCCCAAAAACTGTTTGTGTTTTTCCTGTTCCTGGTGGATCCTACATGGACAAAAGGTAAAGAAGCTGTTGCATCAAACCAATCAAGAAACAAAATATAGaccttttagtttatgtttcttgtttacttaacaaaaacaagacttaatcaagaaaaaaaatatagaCCTGTCCCTAACCTTCTGTGCTGTGGAAAAAGCTAATCCAACCAAACCTCTTATCCTACCAACCTCTTTCTCAACTGCAGCCTTCAACTTAGCATCAACCTGAAACCAAACTCATTTTATACATTAACCAATTATAAAACACTTCATATTAATATCTGAAAATTTTAACTAATGACAAAAATAAGAGGTTATTGGAATCGGAATAGGTGATTCCATCTTTGTACTACTTTTGGAATTCACTTCATTTTGCTTTAAGATTCCTGATGTATGAAACAAATCATAACCACAcaatgcaaaaatataaaagtcaaaagtcaaaaaaagaCGAACTTCACATAAAAAAATACCCATAGACTATCATTGCAAAAAAGACAAGCTTCGTATAAAAAAAATACCCATAGACTACCTTGATTTAAGAGGAAATAGAAATAAGTGGTTAATAATGTGTGGCCCAACAGAAGCTTCACGGTTTCTATCAGCAAAAAAGTACAGAAAACATGAGAATTTAATCATTTATATATTGAAATTTGTTAAATATGAGGAATGATATAACTTACAGGCAAACGATCCCAAACAAGGTGACCATCATTTGGTTTGAGGTGATAATAAGAGCATCCAAAAGCAACAGCAGCCACACCAATGTAAAAGCATGTCCAACCACAAAGCTCACCTTGTAGACTTAGGCATTTTATACCAGGCAGAATCAGGGGCAGTATAAACCTGAGAAGTGGATGCTACTTTGTTTAATTGTAGTAATCACTATTATATAGGTCATCCATAAAAGTTAAAAGGTAcaccatttgaaagagaaaaCAAGAAAAAGATAAAAAGTGTTATCTGTTAAGGATGAAAAGTGGAAAGAGTAGCTCTTTAAAAAGATTGACAAAATCAGAAAATATATTTCTGTTGACTTGTTAACACAAACCCCTCGCTTTATCAATCTTTTATACGTATATCATAAATCCAAAAAGTTATCTACGTTGAAACCCAACAAACCAATTTTCAACAAACATAGCAATGGAAATGGAATGCCCATGTTAAAATATATACAAGATGAAGGGCATAATCGTCAATCTACCATCGACATATCCCAGGTGCTTCTGTCCTCAACATTGATATCGCCTCTTCATACTCTGAAGCATATACAAACCCCCACAGCTGCACACATTGACATTCATATCAACTCAACTTATGCAaactatttatattaaattacacttttggtccctgagAATctctaatttttctgattttggtcccaaaaagttTTCTCTTGCAACTTTAGTCCTTATTTGACTATTTTTGGTCCCGAaccattttttcaattttggtccccAAAAATTCTcttacaattttggtcctttgAAATTTCTTGTAGAGTTTCAGTCCTTGTTCTAAGTAAGATGACCgtttttggtccctaagtatTGCTAATCTTTTCAATTTTAGTCCCAACTCATTTTACTTGGAACGAAGAGTAAAAACGTTAcaaaaacctcaaataaggaTCAAATTTGCAAGAGAATTTTGTAGGACCCAAATTGAACAAAATCAACCATACtcgaggaccaaaaatgtaatttttgcaaAAATAAGTGAGAGAAAGCGCCTCAATTTCCTTCACTTCAAATTATTGGGTGTGTGACAAACAAGAGTTACCATAAGTTTCTGAGGCCAAACTTGACCCATTCAATCTAGGGAAAAAAAATATGCAAATTGCCAAATTACCATATTATCCCTCAAAAAGAAAAATAGGAATGATGCAAGTGCAACACTCTTACAAGTCACTATCGAGATACAATGCAAAATGATTTCCCCCACCAAGCGCTAAATACTCAGTTGAACAAAGAGTAAAATACCGATTCACCCCTAATAAATGcacaattaacataataaatcccaaataaatattaaaattataaaagattttttttatatattatcaaGAAAATGCGGTACCTGTGGGGCGATATATAACAGGACGCCCTGGTGTATTTGTAAACACAAATGTATCATTCGATCCCTGTATAGTATTTACTCATCATAGTGAAAAAGGGTAGAAAAGTCTTTTGTCAACATATAGAGAAACTAAATTAAACAATTACAAACCTGGTATCTTTTCTTTGTTGATGGTTTCAAAGGTGCCTCAACTAAACCACCAAACACTGCACCTTTACGATCTCCAACAACATGAAAATGTTTAATCAAGTTTCAGTTAAAGGGTAAAGTTGACATTTTGCATAGTTACTGAAGACAAGACATTACCAGTAGACTTAACCCAGGGCAAAGATTGCTTCTTCTATATAAGATTGAAAGACATATGCCATGCCTCCATGTACTAACATATAAAAAAGATAATGATATATCAAGATTCAAGAATAATGTGAAACTGAAaatatgaagaagatgaagttttaCCTGTATAGTAAGACCCATTTCTTTCCTTGACTGAGAACAGGGAGTGCAACATAAAGATCAGAACGTGTATTTTCTGTCATAAGTTGTGAAGGTTCTGACATTTTTGGAAGTTTATCAGAAGGAAAAGATGCAATCACATTTTGTACAGGAACCCCATCATTAGTGTCAAATTGAGAGCTTGTTTCTTTCATGTCATCAATCTTTGATTCAATGTTTACTTTCCCAGATGCATGAGATCGATACCCACTAAACCTAGCAGCTTGTGAAAGAGCCTTGCCGAGTGACTGTTTGCCCTTAGAGAATAGACCTTTCTTTCCATTGTTTTCTTTTGAAACGTTTGGGGATGATGTGTCATTTCTGTATCTAGTTACCACTTGGTTGTCGTTGCATTCTGAATATTCAGACTCGTTTTCTGATCTTCCTGGTGATAAGAATGAGTAGAGAAATGCGGTGAAGGAGGAAGTATCTGGCCCATCAGCCAAGACTAGAACATCTTCTTCTTGATTACATTGTTGTGTGTTTCTACGTGGTTCATTACTCACATCGCCCTAACAAAAACGAAGGAATCCCATTACTAAACCCTAATCCTAAAGTGTATTAGTTCGTTCACAGAGATTAGATTTCATGAAGATAAACCCTAAGATTAAAAGGTCAAAGAATTGCACAAAAGGTCATATCAGAAATAGAATTTCAAATCGATGATCAGGAATTGAACTAAACTTGATCGAACtattttattattgaaaaaaaaattaaagtactTCAAAGGATCCAAAGAAGAATTTGGGAGAGGGCAAAACAACTTACAGAACGAGGAGAGAAATTCGATGAGGGTTTATCAGATATTGGATTAAGAAGAACGGTGGTAAGATCAGACACAAAATGGGCCGCCTTACTTCTTATTGATGTTGTTGAACGCTGATGTTCTTGTTGCTTTCCCAGTTTCATCCTTTGTTGTTGCTAGGATTGTAGTCAAGAGCTATGTTTGCGGTATCTTCAGCTATCTGTGTTGAAATTCAGATGAATCCCCATGTTTTCCGGGAACATATAGAAGGGTTTTGAAGTAGAAGAGGTAGACAATTGGAGCTGGTGGAGTTGGTCGCGATTCGTAAGTTGTAAGGAAGACGAAGAAGTCGGTCTTCTCTTCTTCAAAGCAAATTCGATCAAGTCTAGTTCAATAAGTTATCATCTTTAACAATATCGACTGATTCGGAGGTGGGACCACTGGTAGAGGAAGAATCATCGAGCGTTTCTTTCGTTTTGAAGGAGAAGGTTAGGGGCAGCGGTGCGTGGGATCTGAGTGGGGATAGAGGGATTGGCGTTCCGATGTTGAACCGGTATCTTGAGATGGCGGAATTGTGTGCTTAGGTTTCTAGATGCACTCCAAACTCTTAAAGCTTATCAGGGTTCGATGTTGGTGGTAGCAgcttagggcttagagagagagagagagagagagagagagagtacagAGGTAAAGGAAGACGAGCCGATTCAAAAGGATGTGCTGATTCAAAAGGATTATTAGGGTTCTATTGTAGGATTCTAGTGTGGATTGAGTTTGTAAGGCTCAATGGCGGTGGCAGTAGCAGTGGCGATggcttagggtttacagagagaaGGAAGGAGTGAGTGAAAAGGGAGATACTGAGGAGAGAGGGTAGAAGTGGGgttcttcaaaattttagaatttcagaCAATTTTGTTTTCCCCCTTTAAAAACGCACGTTTaggcaaaaaaaaatataaagcgacacatttagAGGACGCACactttatgaaaggcgccctccgcatttttttatttattttcttacactaattttagggcacacacaaatgcgtgtccactatcgttcaaattttgcaaaattgacattattttttagggcacacaccAATGCGCctcctctatcagcgagtgtcgttgtttgcgcgtcattaaaggctgtttttctagtagtgtatgtTTGAGGATAATAGTGATTACCCCACTCCTAAAGCAGATTCAAGTGGCTCAGGTCGAGGCTATGAAGTAAGAGCATTGGAAGAGTCAGCGTATAGTAGGCCAGGTGTCTTTCTTTGGTTATGATAGTCAAGGGTTATTGACCCTTCACCAGAGGGTGTGGGTTCTTTATTTGGGTCATGTACGCtgggttttgatggaggaggcgcacaagttgAGGTTCTCTA
This window encodes:
- the LOC111916945 gene encoding uncharacterized protein LOC111916945, coding for MKLGKQQEHQRSTTSIRSKAAHFVSDLTTVLLNPISDKPSSNFSPRSGDVSNEPRRNTQQCNQEEDVLVLADGPDTSSFTAFLYSFLSPGRSENESEYSECNDNQVVTRYRNDTSSPNVSKENNGKKGLFSKGKQSLGKALSQAARFSGYRSHASGKVNIESKIDDMKETSSQFDTNDGVPVQNVIASFPSDKLPKMSEPSQLMTENTRSDLYVALPVLSQGKKWVLLYSTWRHGICLSILYRRSNLCPGLSLLVMSCLQ